Proteins from one Neodiprion fabricii isolate iyNeoFabr1 chromosome 5, iyNeoFabr1.1, whole genome shotgun sequence genomic window:
- the LOC124184031 gene encoding cryptochrome-1-like isoform X7 produces MTDGEKAQHGGLKPFRRDGKKHIVHWFRKGLRLHDNPALREGLTGATTFRCVFVLDPWFAGSTNVGINKWRFLLQCLEDLDRSLWKLNSRLFVIRGQPADVLPKLFKEWGTTDLTFEEDPEPFGRVLNQNITTLCEEMGISVVQRVSHTLYKLDSIIEKNGGKAPLTYHQFLNVAAAMDPPPPPEALVTSEFTTGAYTPIMVNHNDVYGVPTLEELGFETENLLPPVWIGGETEALVRLEYHLARRYWVASFGRPKMTPQSLLASQTGLSPYLRFGCLSTRLFFYQLTDLYKKVLRIKKAVPPLSLHGQLLWREFFYCAATRNPSFDRMQGNPICVQIPWDKNAEALAKWANGQTGFPWIDAIMTQLREEGWIHHLTRHAVACFLTRGDLWLSWEEGMKVFDELLLDADWSVNAGMWMWLSCSSFFQQFFHCYCPVRFGRKADPNGDYIRRYVPALKTFPAKYIHEPWNAPQGIQQTAKCIIGKDYPLPMVDHGKSSRINIERMKQVYQQLNKYRGNGLPGTRGETIVSNDWQTYDSEFYSFRSRRTAKLYASDSHTPPV; encoded by the exons ATGACCGACGGTGAGAAGGCTCAGCACGGGGGTCTGAAACCGTTCCGGAGGGACGGCAAGAAGCACATCGTCCACTGGTTCCGGAAGGGGCTCAGACTCCATGACAATCCGGCCCTTAGGGAGGGACTTACAGGCGCCACGACCTTCCGGTGCGTGTTCGTTCTCGACCCGTGGTTCGCCGGCAGCACCAACGTCGGCATTAACAAGTGGCG GTTCCTGCTGCAGTGTCTGGAGGACCTCGACCGGTCTTTGTGGAAGCTAAACTCGCGGCTTTTCGTTATTCGCGGACAACCAGCCGACGTGTTACCAAAACTCTTTAAAGAGTGGGGCACCACGGATCTCACCTTCGAAGAGGATCCCGAGCCGTTCGGACGGGTTCTCAACCAGAACATAACGACGCTCTGCGAGGAAATGGGCATATCGGTGGTGCAGAGGGTGTCCCACACGCTCTACAAACTGGACAG TATCATCGAGAAGAACGGAGGAAAGGCGCCTCTGACTTATCACCAGTTCTTGAACGTCGCAGCCGCAATGGACCCACCGCCACCGCCCGAGGCTTTGGTAACTTCCGAATTCACGACTGGAGCTTACACGCCTATTATGGTGAATCACAACGACGTGTACGGTGTGCCCACTCTAGAGGAGCTAG GCTTCGAGACCGAGAATTTGCTGCCTCCTGTTTGGATCGGCGGCGAGACTGAAGCCCTGGTGAGGCTTGAGTATCACCTCGCACGTAGATATTGGGTGGCAAGCTTCGGCCGTCCCAAAATGACCCCGCAATCGCTTCTCGCGAGTCAGACAGGCCTTTCTCCTTATCTCCGTTTCGGCTGTCTCAGCACGAGACTCTTTTTCTACCAGCTCACGGACTTGTACAAAAAGGTTTTGCGT ATTAAAAAAGCCGTGCCGCCGTTGTCGCTTCACGGGCAGCTGCTGTGGcgggaatttttttactgCGCCGCCACGCGGAATCCGAGCTTCGACAGGATGCAGGGTAACCCGATTTGCGTTCAGATACCGTGGGACAAGAATGCCGAGGCGCTCGCCAAGTGGGCGAAC GGTCAAACAGGGTTTCCCTGGATCGATGCAATTATGACTCAGCTCCGAGAGGAAGGCTGGATTCATCATCTGACGAGGCATGCAGTCGCGTGTTTCCTGACCAGGGGGGATCTCTGGTTATCCTGGGAGGAGGGGATgaag GTATTCGACGAACTTCTCCTGGATGCCGACTGGTCCGTAAACGCCGGTATGTGGATGTGGCTCTCCTGTAGTTCGTTTTTCCAGCAATTCTTCCACTGCTACTGTCCTGTCCGGTTTGGCCGTAAAGCCGACCCCAACGGCGACTACATAAG GCGCTACGTGCCAGCCTTGAAGACCTTTCCAGCAAAGTACATACACGAGCCGTGGAACGCGCCGCAGGGCATTCAGCAGACGGCCAAATGCATAATTGGGAAGGACTATCCACTGCCGATGGTCGACCACGGGAAGAGTTCGCGGATAAATATCGAGCGTATGAAGCAGGTCTACCAGCAGCTCAACAAGTACAGGGGAAATG GACTCCCAGGCACGAGGGGAGAAACAATAG TTTCGAACGATTGGCAAACTTATGACAGTGAGTTTTATTCTTTCCGATCAAGAAGGACTGCTAAATTGTACGCTAGCGACAGCCACACTCCCCCAGTCTga